The nucleotide sequence CTATAACTTGTGGCAGGGGAAAAGATGCTGAAAGCCATGAAATGCTAACACAAGGTTTTACTCATGCTTTCTTGATGACATTCAATAACAAGGATGACTATACCACATTTGTTAGTCACCCAAATCATGTGGAATTTTCTGCTACTTTCTCCACTGTAATTGACAAGGCTGTGCTACTGGATTTCCCTGCTATTTCTGTCAAAGCACCTGCTCCAGCTTGACCACATGATCAAtgtcacaaaaaaataaaaaaagctaGTTGTATGTGTGCATCTATGTTTCAGTATGGTTTGATTTGTTTAGGATGATATTTGGATGTTTGAGGTTCAAGTGTGTGAACAGTCTATTATCTTTGCTTCCCAAATTGTGGATGCTTAAGACATGTAATGTATCACTATGAGGAATCTTGAAATAAAGGCTTAatacatactttccaaaattGTGGATGGTTAAGACATTTAATATATCATTATAAAGTATTATCGAGAAGTGTGATGAAATAGTTGTGATCCATTCATTTTTAATAAGGgatttcgagttcgaacaaaaAAAATGTAGAACTTTTCGGTAGGAAGCGTTTTACCCTTTTAGATGGCCTACTTTGCGTAAATACAACTTAATCAGGCTAATGAATTTTGAATACTGAATGATTAAACAACAAACGTGTTGGCTGTTGAGATATTTAAGCTCTTTAATGAATTGGCATTGATATTTTACTACTCATACTATGTTCATTCTATATTGGGAAAAATGCATAAATACTCCTTAATTAGATTTGTCTTGGATAATTAGATTTGTCTAGATCACATGAACGAatcttcaaaacttaaaattataaaataattaccTTTCTTGATTTTATTGCTTTTTTGGAAGTAGTCCAACACGTGCTCCTTATTAAAATAATGTGGGGGTGTATATACTGGGCAGAAGTGGCGGAGCCAGAATCTTCATTAaagggtgtcaaaatataaataattagatacaTCAAAAAATCACAGGGAGTagtatagtaaatatacataaaataaaaaatatatctaGTAATATATTGTAATTTTCCAGTGAAGTGGTGTCACTCAATGTGACTCGGCCACTAGGCAGAGGTAGGTAAGGACTTACTTGTTCATACAATCTCAGTAGTTTTGGCTCAAACTCTATACATATACTTAAAAATCTACTAAATAAGTACATATAATAGAGTTGGAACCCAAATCAAATAGGGTTGAGTAAAATTAGTTGTCGAAGTCATAATGTTCAAATGTTGAATAGGACTTGATGTATACAAACGCGGGTTTCGGAGGCCATTTTTGCTTCATTGATTTACCAATAACTAGCAGCCACTGCTGATGAATTCAA is from Nicotiana tabacum cultivar K326 chromosome 18, ASM71507v2, whole genome shotgun sequence and encodes:
- the LOC107819314 gene encoding stress-response A/B barrel domain-containing protein At5g22580-like, producing the protein MADGFKHLVLVKFKEDVVVDDILKGLEKLVQEMDIVKSFVWGKDAESHEMLTQGFTHAFLMTFNNKDDYTTFVSHPNHVEFSATFSTVIDKAVLLDFPAISVKAPAPA